A single region of the Gossypium arboreum isolate Shixiya-1 chromosome 12, ASM2569848v2, whole genome shotgun sequence genome encodes:
- the LOC108479572 gene encoding uncharacterized protein LOC108479572 isoform X4 gives MRTKRKRACKKSPARKSAAVARNGKATNQSEKAVNQNKEAFLTSINKINKEDSVSADSNDLEVIDKCDSDPDDAKRNSSSSSTSSDSDESFSAEDSSSGDSQSIDRRSRKSTKGHGNGKQKASKLPKKGRKDDVKSSKLLRSSGKRQDEFKMPQQDPRYNKKELEAALEVIKKIMKMDEAQPFNVPVDPVASGKPDYYAVIDTPMDFGMICSNLESSIKYLNSEDVFNDVQYIWENCCKCNKKGEYIVYLMKRVKKKFMKYWTAAGLSIKQSRQINVGTSYKPSTTDYATRHSGLEPFYQVSSAVGGASQMQQDQLGFSQPYGYMPPFSYSQPHQLPQTTPSTSWPQFSHLPPVSYHQHCQSQHPQPSTNQSQFSQLQACTGCNNAGYSHLQPHKEIAPKHKKHEPLSKHKKNAAMAPAASICGGAPSDSHAQQPQLSNKQPYFLRQRQSISPLQPSQLHDAADGDIAPKHKKHASMSKHRKNSSMNPVASIHGGPPGHSQTQLQAVVNGDSALRGIRCALEYSARPTTNKSNKANQDQVASVNLQPDQTPQSPEHPQRITKKKRGRGPTRCRFLNDLADGERIFVHFNKFGQPVGPESSKLSSFLGTIARNGHKAPLNFVHWRAMPDSYKEEMWEYVQTKFALDPSGKSWVMQSIATKWRNWKADLKATYYDSLKTDEERLKVLDPRVVPDQWPSLISYWSSDDTKKHCATNRANRLKQRSGHSSGTKSYARILEEERNKRPDGKEPTRAELYILTHTRKNGQPVDETAAELISKIREQEAKKETTSQCSDESNDTLCRVMGEENHNRVRPYRMRSTCTDLFGPISSRDDLVRMASEAKKSADEKVRKMVVKMEAMEEKYARMENHIARMTSSMEKFLKKVGGSSNTLGLEQAAEPEEDDA, from the exons ATGAGGACCAAGCGAAAACGAGCATGCAAGAAATCCCCAGCCAGAAAATCAGCTGCAGTGGCCAGAAATGGAAAAGCAACGAACCAAAGTGAAAAGGCAGTGAACCAAAACAAGGAAGCATTTTTAACttctattaacaaaattaacaaagaaGACTCTGTGTCTGCAGACTCTAACGATTTGGAAGTAATTGATAAGTGTGATTCTGACCCTGATGATGCCAAGAGAAATTCATCATCATCGTCCACTTCTAGTGACAGTGATGAGTCATTTAGTGCTGAAGATAGTAGCTCTGGTGACTCTCAATCAATTGATAGGAGATCTAGGAAATCAACTAAAGGACATGGTAATGGAAAGCAGAAAGCAAGTAAATTGCCAAAGAAAGGGAGGAAAGATGATGTTAAGTCATCTAAGTTATTGCGGTCTTCTGGTAAAAGGCAAGACGAATTTAAGATGCCTCAGCAGGATCCTCGCTACAATAAGAAAGAACTGGAAGCTGCATTGGAG GTGATAAAGAAAATTATGAAGATGGATGAGGCTCAACCATTCAATGTTCCTGTAGATCCTGTTGCTTCAGGGAAACCT GATTACTATGCTGTAATAGATACTCCAATGGATTTTGGTATGATATGTAGTAATTTAGAAAGTAGCATAAAGTACTTGAACTCAGAAGACGTGTTTAATGATGTACAATACATTTGGGAGAACTGCTGCAAGTGCAACAAGAAAGGAGAGTATATAGTATATCTAATGAAACGAGTGAAGAAAAAGTTCATGAAGTATTGGACAGCTGCTGGCTTGAGCATCAAACAATCAAGACAGATTAATG TGGGAACTTCGTACAAACCATCTACCACAGACTATGCTACAAGGCATAGTGGGCTTGAGCCCTTCTATCAGGTAAGCAGTGCAGTAGGAGGTGCCAGTCAGATGCAGCAGGATCAATTGGGTTTTAGTCAGCCATATGGATACATGCCTCCATTCAGCTATAGCCAACCTCATCAATTACCACAAACTACACCAAGCACTTCATGGCCACAGTTCTCCCATTTGCCCCCAGTGAGTTATCATCAACATTGTCAGTCACAGCATCCACAGCCTAGCACCAACCAGTCCCAATTCTCCCAATTACAAGCTTGCACAGGCTGTAACAATGCAG GATATTCGCATTTGCAACCACATAAAGAAATTGCCCCAAAACACAAAAAGCATGAACCTTTATCAAAACACAAAAAGAATGCAGCTATGGCTCCTGCTGCTTCAATATGTGGTGGTGCACCCAGTGATTCTCATGCACAACAGCCGCAGTTAAGCAACAAGCAACCGTATTTTCTGCGGCAGCGGCAGAGCATCAGCCCACTACAACCCTCTCAATTGCATGATGCTGCAGATGGTG ACATAGCCCCAAAACACAAAAAACATGCATCTATGTCGAAACACAGAAAGAACTCGTCTATGAATCCTGTTGCCTCCATTCATGGTGGGCCACCTGGCCATTCCCAGACACAATTGCAAGCTGTTGTAAATGGTG ATTCTGCCTTGAGGGGTATTAGATGTGCACTTGAGTATTCTGCCCGCCCCACAACCAACAAATCTAACAAAGCAAATCAGGACCAAGTGGCCTCTGTCAATCTCCAGCCTGATCAGACTCCACAGAGCCCGGAACATCCACAGCGCATAACAAAGAAGAAGAGAGGAAGAGGTCCCACTCGCTGCCGCTTCTTGAATGACTTGGCAGATGGTGAGCGGATTTTTGTTCATTTCAACAAGTTTGGACAGCCTGTTGGTCCTGAGTCATCCAAGCTAAGCAGCTTCCTGGGCACTATAGCACGGAATGGACACAAGGCACCCCTTAATTTTGTTCACTGGAGAGCAATGCCAGATTCTTACAAAGAGGAAATGTGGGAATATGTTCAG ACAAAGTTTGCCCTTGATCCAAGTGGCAAGTCCTGGGTCATGCAGTCTATTGCTACAAAATGGAGGAATTGGAAGGCAGATCTAAAGGCAACATATTATGATTCTCTTAAAACAGATGAAGAGCGCTTGAAGGTACTTGACCCAAGGGTTGTTCCTGACCAATGGCCAAGCCTTATCTCATATTGGAGCTCTGATGACACAAAG AAACATTGTGCTACGAATAGGGCTAACCGTTTAAAACAGAGGAGTGGACATTCTTCAGGGACTAAGAGTTATGCAAGGATACTTGAGGAGGAG CGAAACAAAAGGCCTGATGGGAAGGAGCCAACTAGAGCTGAGCTTTATATCTTAACACATACACGCAAGAATGGACAGCCTGTTGATGAGACTGCAGCAGAATTAATT TCAAAGATCCGTGAACAGGAAGCTAAGAAAGAGACTACCTCACAATGTAGTGATGAGTCAAATGACACTTTGTGTCGAGTTATGGGAGAAGAAAACCATAACCGTGTGCGACCTTATAGAATGCGTTCCACTTGTACTGATCTTTTTGGTCCGATATCTAGCCGTGATGACCTGGTGAGAATGGCTTCTGAGGCCAAAAAGTCGGCAGATGAAAAGGTGCGCAAGATGGTAGTGAAAATGGAGGCTATGGAGGAAAAATATGCACGTATGGAAAACCATATAGCTAGGATGACTTCAAGCATGGAGAAGTTTCTCAAGAAGGTTGGTGGATCTTCAAATACTTTGGGTCTCGAACAG GCTGCAGAACCAGAAGAGGATGATGCTTAA
- the LOC108479572 gene encoding uncharacterized protein LOC108479572 isoform X3: protein MRTKRKRACKKSPARKSAAVARNGKATNQSEKAVNQNKEAFLTSINKINKEDSVSADSNDLEVIDKCDSDPDDAKRNSSSSSTSSDSDESFSAEDSSSGDSQSIDRRSRKSTKGHGNGKQKASKLPKKGRKDDVKSSKLLRSSGKRQDEFKMPQQDPRYNKKELEAALEVIKKIMKMDEAQPFNVPVDPVASGKPDYYAVIDTPMDFGMICSNLESSIKYLNSEDVFNDVQYIWENCCKCNKKGEYIVYLMKRVKKKFMKYWTAAGLSIKQSRQINVGTSYKPSTTDYATRHSGLEPFYQVSSAVGGASQMQQDQLGFSQPYGYMPPFSYSQPHQLPQTTPSTSWPQFSHLPPVSYHQHCQSQHPQPSTNQSQFSQLQACTGCNNAGYSHLQPHKEIAPKHKKHEPLSKHKKNAAMAPAASICGGAPSDSHAQQPQLSNKQPYFLRQRQSISPLQPSQLHDAADGDIAPKHKKHASMSKHRKNSSMNPVASIHGGPPGHSQTQLQAVVNGEYSHMSLTDSALRGIRCALEYSARPTTNKSNKANQDQVASVNLQPDQTPQSPEHPQRITKKKRGRGPTRCRFLNDLADGERIFVHFNKFGQPVGPESSKLSSFLGTIARNGHKAPLNFVHWRAMPDSYKEEMWEYVQTKFALDPSGKSWVMQSIATKWRNWKADLKATYYDSLKTDEERLKVLDPRVVPDQWPSLISYWSSDDTKKHCATNRANRLKQRSGHSSGTKSYARILEEERNKRPDGKEPTRAELYILTHTRKNGQPVDETAAELISKIREQEAKKETTSQCSDESNDTLCRVMGEENHNRVRPYRMRSTCTDLFGPISSRDDLVRMASEAKKSADEKVRKMVVKMEAMEEKYARMENHIARMTSSMEKFLKKVGGSSNTLGLEQAAEPEEDDA from the exons ATGAGGACCAAGCGAAAACGAGCATGCAAGAAATCCCCAGCCAGAAAATCAGCTGCAGTGGCCAGAAATGGAAAAGCAACGAACCAAAGTGAAAAGGCAGTGAACCAAAACAAGGAAGCATTTTTAACttctattaacaaaattaacaaagaaGACTCTGTGTCTGCAGACTCTAACGATTTGGAAGTAATTGATAAGTGTGATTCTGACCCTGATGATGCCAAGAGAAATTCATCATCATCGTCCACTTCTAGTGACAGTGATGAGTCATTTAGTGCTGAAGATAGTAGCTCTGGTGACTCTCAATCAATTGATAGGAGATCTAGGAAATCAACTAAAGGACATGGTAATGGAAAGCAGAAAGCAAGTAAATTGCCAAAGAAAGGGAGGAAAGATGATGTTAAGTCATCTAAGTTATTGCGGTCTTCTGGTAAAAGGCAAGACGAATTTAAGATGCCTCAGCAGGATCCTCGCTACAATAAGAAAGAACTGGAAGCTGCATTGGAG GTGATAAAGAAAATTATGAAGATGGATGAGGCTCAACCATTCAATGTTCCTGTAGATCCTGTTGCTTCAGGGAAACCT GATTACTATGCTGTAATAGATACTCCAATGGATTTTGGTATGATATGTAGTAATTTAGAAAGTAGCATAAAGTACTTGAACTCAGAAGACGTGTTTAATGATGTACAATACATTTGGGAGAACTGCTGCAAGTGCAACAAGAAAGGAGAGTATATAGTATATCTAATGAAACGAGTGAAGAAAAAGTTCATGAAGTATTGGACAGCTGCTGGCTTGAGCATCAAACAATCAAGACAGATTAATG TGGGAACTTCGTACAAACCATCTACCACAGACTATGCTACAAGGCATAGTGGGCTTGAGCCCTTCTATCAGGTAAGCAGTGCAGTAGGAGGTGCCAGTCAGATGCAGCAGGATCAATTGGGTTTTAGTCAGCCATATGGATACATGCCTCCATTCAGCTATAGCCAACCTCATCAATTACCACAAACTACACCAAGCACTTCATGGCCACAGTTCTCCCATTTGCCCCCAGTGAGTTATCATCAACATTGTCAGTCACAGCATCCACAGCCTAGCACCAACCAGTCCCAATTCTCCCAATTACAAGCTTGCACAGGCTGTAACAATGCAG GATATTCGCATTTGCAACCACATAAAGAAATTGCCCCAAAACACAAAAAGCATGAACCTTTATCAAAACACAAAAAGAATGCAGCTATGGCTCCTGCTGCTTCAATATGTGGTGGTGCACCCAGTGATTCTCATGCACAACAGCCGCAGTTAAGCAACAAGCAACCGTATTTTCTGCGGCAGCGGCAGAGCATCAGCCCACTACAACCCTCTCAATTGCATGATGCTGCAGATGGTG ACATAGCCCCAAAACACAAAAAACATGCATCTATGTCGAAACACAGAAAGAACTCGTCTATGAATCCTGTTGCCTCCATTCATGGTGGGCCACCTGGCCATTCCCAGACACAATTGCAAGCTGTTGTAAATGGTG AATATTCACACATGTCACTTACAGATTCTGCCTTGAGGGGTATTAGATGTGCACTTGAGTATTCTGCCCGCCCCACAACCAACAAATCTAACAAAGCAAATCAGGACCAAGTGGCCTCTGTCAATCTCCAGCCTGATCAGACTCCACAGAGCCCGGAACATCCACAGCGCATAACAAAGAAGAAGAGAGGAAGAGGTCCCACTCGCTGCCGCTTCTTGAATGACTTGGCAGATGGTGAGCGGATTTTTGTTCATTTCAACAAGTTTGGACAGCCTGTTGGTCCTGAGTCATCCAAGCTAAGCAGCTTCCTGGGCACTATAGCACGGAATGGACACAAGGCACCCCTTAATTTTGTTCACTGGAGAGCAATGCCAGATTCTTACAAAGAGGAAATGTGGGAATATGTTCAG ACAAAGTTTGCCCTTGATCCAAGTGGCAAGTCCTGGGTCATGCAGTCTATTGCTACAAAATGGAGGAATTGGAAGGCAGATCTAAAGGCAACATATTATGATTCTCTTAAAACAGATGAAGAGCGCTTGAAGGTACTTGACCCAAGGGTTGTTCCTGACCAATGGCCAAGCCTTATCTCATATTGGAGCTCTGATGACACAAAG AAACATTGTGCTACGAATAGGGCTAACCGTTTAAAACAGAGGAGTGGACATTCTTCAGGGACTAAGAGTTATGCAAGGATACTTGAGGAGGAG CGAAACAAAAGGCCTGATGGGAAGGAGCCAACTAGAGCTGAGCTTTATATCTTAACACATACACGCAAGAATGGACAGCCTGTTGATGAGACTGCAGCAGAATTAATT TCAAAGATCCGTGAACAGGAAGCTAAGAAAGAGACTACCTCACAATGTAGTGATGAGTCAAATGACACTTTGTGTCGAGTTATGGGAGAAGAAAACCATAACCGTGTGCGACCTTATAGAATGCGTTCCACTTGTACTGATCTTTTTGGTCCGATATCTAGCCGTGATGACCTGGTGAGAATGGCTTCTGAGGCCAAAAAGTCGGCAGATGAAAAGGTGCGCAAGATGGTAGTGAAAATGGAGGCTATGGAGGAAAAATATGCACGTATGGAAAACCATATAGCTAGGATGACTTCAAGCATGGAGAAGTTTCTCAAGAAGGTTGGTGGATCTTCAAATACTTTGGGTCTCGAACAG GCTGCAGAACCAGAAGAGGATGATGCTTAA
- the LOC108479572 gene encoding uncharacterized protein LOC108479572 isoform X1: protein MRTKRKRACKKSPARKSAAVARNGKATNQSEKAVNQNKEAFLTSINKINKEDSVSADSNDLEVIDKCDSDPDDAKRNSSSSSTSSDSDESFSAEDSSSGDSQSIDRRSRKSTKGHGNGKQKASKLPKKGRKDDVKSSKLLRSSGKRQDEFKMPQQDPRYNKKELEAALEVIKKIMKMDEAQPFNVPVDPVASGKPDYYAVIDTPMDFGMICSNLESSIKYLNSEDVFNDVQYIWENCCKCNKKGEYIVYLMKRVKKKFMKYWTAAGLSIKQSRQINVGTSYKPSTTDYATRHSGLEPFYQVSSAVGGASQMQQDQLGFSQPYGYMPPFSYSQPHQLPQTTPSTSWPQFSHLPPVSYHQHCQSQHPQPSTNQSQFSQLQACTGCNNAGYSHLQPHKEIAPKHKKHEPLSKHKKNAAMAPAASICGGAPSDSHAQQPQLSNKQPYFLRQRQSISPLQPSQLHDAADGDIAPKHKKHASMSKHRKNSSMNPVASIHGGPPGHSQTQLQAVVNGDYTRSSGYVPLYPVDSMAVLGQSHPQQSPLSRSESSEPQQLHPKASHCQPQSSQLQDNLDIEYSHMSLTDSALRGIRCALEYSARPTTNKSNKANQDQVASVNLQPDQTPQSPEHPQRITKKKRGRGPTRCRFLNDLADGERIFVHFNKFGQPVGPESSKLSSFLGTIARNGHKAPLNFVHWRAMPDSYKEEMWEYVQTKFALDPSGKSWVMQSIATKWRNWKADLKATYYDSLKTDEERLKVLDPRVVPDQWPSLISYWSSDDTKKHCATNRANRLKQRSGHSSGTKSYARILEEERNKRPDGKEPTRAELYILTHTRKNGQPVDETAAELISKIREQEAKKETTSQCSDESNDTLCRVMGEENHNRVRPYRMRSTCTDLFGPISSRDDLVRMASEAKKSADEKVRKMVVKMEAMEEKYARMENHIARMTSSMEKFLKKVGGSSNTLGLEQAAEPEEDDA from the exons ATGAGGACCAAGCGAAAACGAGCATGCAAGAAATCCCCAGCCAGAAAATCAGCTGCAGTGGCCAGAAATGGAAAAGCAACGAACCAAAGTGAAAAGGCAGTGAACCAAAACAAGGAAGCATTTTTAACttctattaacaaaattaacaaagaaGACTCTGTGTCTGCAGACTCTAACGATTTGGAAGTAATTGATAAGTGTGATTCTGACCCTGATGATGCCAAGAGAAATTCATCATCATCGTCCACTTCTAGTGACAGTGATGAGTCATTTAGTGCTGAAGATAGTAGCTCTGGTGACTCTCAATCAATTGATAGGAGATCTAGGAAATCAACTAAAGGACATGGTAATGGAAAGCAGAAAGCAAGTAAATTGCCAAAGAAAGGGAGGAAAGATGATGTTAAGTCATCTAAGTTATTGCGGTCTTCTGGTAAAAGGCAAGACGAATTTAAGATGCCTCAGCAGGATCCTCGCTACAATAAGAAAGAACTGGAAGCTGCATTGGAG GTGATAAAGAAAATTATGAAGATGGATGAGGCTCAACCATTCAATGTTCCTGTAGATCCTGTTGCTTCAGGGAAACCT GATTACTATGCTGTAATAGATACTCCAATGGATTTTGGTATGATATGTAGTAATTTAGAAAGTAGCATAAAGTACTTGAACTCAGAAGACGTGTTTAATGATGTACAATACATTTGGGAGAACTGCTGCAAGTGCAACAAGAAAGGAGAGTATATAGTATATCTAATGAAACGAGTGAAGAAAAAGTTCATGAAGTATTGGACAGCTGCTGGCTTGAGCATCAAACAATCAAGACAGATTAATG TGGGAACTTCGTACAAACCATCTACCACAGACTATGCTACAAGGCATAGTGGGCTTGAGCCCTTCTATCAGGTAAGCAGTGCAGTAGGAGGTGCCAGTCAGATGCAGCAGGATCAATTGGGTTTTAGTCAGCCATATGGATACATGCCTCCATTCAGCTATAGCCAACCTCATCAATTACCACAAACTACACCAAGCACTTCATGGCCACAGTTCTCCCATTTGCCCCCAGTGAGTTATCATCAACATTGTCAGTCACAGCATCCACAGCCTAGCACCAACCAGTCCCAATTCTCCCAATTACAAGCTTGCACAGGCTGTAACAATGCAG GATATTCGCATTTGCAACCACATAAAGAAATTGCCCCAAAACACAAAAAGCATGAACCTTTATCAAAACACAAAAAGAATGCAGCTATGGCTCCTGCTGCTTCAATATGTGGTGGTGCACCCAGTGATTCTCATGCACAACAGCCGCAGTTAAGCAACAAGCAACCGTATTTTCTGCGGCAGCGGCAGAGCATCAGCCCACTACAACCCTCTCAATTGCATGATGCTGCAGATGGTG ACATAGCCCCAAAACACAAAAAACATGCATCTATGTCGAAACACAGAAAGAACTCGTCTATGAATCCTGTTGCCTCCATTCATGGTGGGCCACCTGGCCATTCCCAGACACAATTGCAAGCTGTTGTAAATGGTG ATTATACAAGATCCAGTGGTTATGTTCCCTTATATCCTGTGGATTCCATGGCTGTACTTGGCCAATCACATCCCCAACAGTCCCCGTTGAGCCGTAGTGAATCTAGTGAACCTCAGCAACTGCATCCAAAGGCAAGCCATTGCCAGCCTCAGTCATCCCAGCTGCAAGATAATTTAGATATTG AATATTCACACATGTCACTTACAGATTCTGCCTTGAGGGGTATTAGATGTGCACTTGAGTATTCTGCCCGCCCCACAACCAACAAATCTAACAAAGCAAATCAGGACCAAGTGGCCTCTGTCAATCTCCAGCCTGATCAGACTCCACAGAGCCCGGAACATCCACAGCGCATAACAAAGAAGAAGAGAGGAAGAGGTCCCACTCGCTGCCGCTTCTTGAATGACTTGGCAGATGGTGAGCGGATTTTTGTTCATTTCAACAAGTTTGGACAGCCTGTTGGTCCTGAGTCATCCAAGCTAAGCAGCTTCCTGGGCACTATAGCACGGAATGGACACAAGGCACCCCTTAATTTTGTTCACTGGAGAGCAATGCCAGATTCTTACAAAGAGGAAATGTGGGAATATGTTCAG ACAAAGTTTGCCCTTGATCCAAGTGGCAAGTCCTGGGTCATGCAGTCTATTGCTACAAAATGGAGGAATTGGAAGGCAGATCTAAAGGCAACATATTATGATTCTCTTAAAACAGATGAAGAGCGCTTGAAGGTACTTGACCCAAGGGTTGTTCCTGACCAATGGCCAAGCCTTATCTCATATTGGAGCTCTGATGACACAAAG AAACATTGTGCTACGAATAGGGCTAACCGTTTAAAACAGAGGAGTGGACATTCTTCAGGGACTAAGAGTTATGCAAGGATACTTGAGGAGGAG CGAAACAAAAGGCCTGATGGGAAGGAGCCAACTAGAGCTGAGCTTTATATCTTAACACATACACGCAAGAATGGACAGCCTGTTGATGAGACTGCAGCAGAATTAATT TCAAAGATCCGTGAACAGGAAGCTAAGAAAGAGACTACCTCACAATGTAGTGATGAGTCAAATGACACTTTGTGTCGAGTTATGGGAGAAGAAAACCATAACCGTGTGCGACCTTATAGAATGCGTTCCACTTGTACTGATCTTTTTGGTCCGATATCTAGCCGTGATGACCTGGTGAGAATGGCTTCTGAGGCCAAAAAGTCGGCAGATGAAAAGGTGCGCAAGATGGTAGTGAAAATGGAGGCTATGGAGGAAAAATATGCACGTATGGAAAACCATATAGCTAGGATGACTTCAAGCATGGAGAAGTTTCTCAAGAAGGTTGGTGGATCTTCAAATACTTTGGGTCTCGAACAG GCTGCAGAACCAGAAGAGGATGATGCTTAA